GGGCGCCGTGATCCGGCTGCTGGGTCCGCGCTTCGCGAAGGACGCGGCCGCCGCAGTCGGCGAGAAATCGACCCCGGCCCGCACCCGGGGCGCCGACGGCGCCTTCGCCAACGGCCTGACCCGCGTCATGGTCAGGAAGGAGTTGCGGCTCCTGGCCCGCGACCCGCAGTTGATCAGCCAGATCCTGCTGCGCATCGTTTATCTGATCCCGTTGGGTATCGTCCTGTTCAGGAGCGCCGATTCCGGAACGGGTCCGACCTTCGGCGGCGCGGCCATCGTCTTCATGGCGGGACAGCTGGCCGGCAGCTTCGCCTGGATCGCCATCTCGGCGGAGGATAGCCCCGACCTGCTGCGCTCGGCGCCGGTCGACCGTGGCCTGGCCGACCGGGCCAAGCTGATCGCCGCCCTGATCCCGACCTTCATCCTGACCGGCCTTGCCGTCGGCGGCTTCGCCTTCCTCGCCCCGGTTCAGGCCGCGATCGTTCTGATCGGCTGCGTCTGCGCCGCCGCCTGTTCCGGCCTGATCCAGATCTGGCGCCAGAAGCCGGCTGCCCGCAAGGCGTTCAACCAGCGCCAGCGCGGCGGCTCCTGGCTGGTCAATATCGCCGAGATGTTCGTGCAGGCGGGCTGGGGCGGGGCGACGGCCCTCGCACTGGCCGGCCTGATCTGGGCCATCGTGCCGGCAGTTCTGGCGACCCTGATCACCCTTTCCCTGTACCGCTCGCCGAAAAAGCGCTGGGAGTCCTGAATTTTGGACGAACTGTCAGGAACCGGACACGCTTCAAGGCTGTAAACCCTGACAATCACTGAATAAAATTGCATGTTCCGCGACGGAACTTCGCAGTTGCGAGAACATTGATGTCTACGGCCCGGCTGAGCGGGTCGGAGCAAGCAAATCATGAAGATCGCCCAGGTCACCCCACTGTACGAGGCCGTTCCGCCGAAGCTGTACGGAGGGACCGAACGGGTGGTCGCGCATCTGACCGACGCCCTCGTCGATCTGGGCCATGAAGTCACGCTGTTTGCCAGCGCCGACGCCGTGACCAAGGCCCGGCTGATCCCGGTGCGGGATCAGGCGATCCGTCTTGACCCCGCGCCGCTCAAGTCCGACCTGGCCGCCCATCTGACCATGCTGGCCGAGGTCATGGATCGGGTCGACGAGTTCGACGTCATCCACTTCCACACCGACATGATCCACTTCCCCATGTTCCGGAAGTATGCCGACAAGACCCTGACGACGCTGCATGGCCGGCTGGACATGAAGGACCTGACCGAGGTCTATGAGCGGTTCACCGACTTCGGCCTGATCTCCATCTCCGACGACCAGCGCCGCCCGCTCAAGTTCGCCAACTGGAAGGCGACTGTGCACCACGGCATGCCCGCCGAGCAGTATCGCTTCTCGCCCAAATCCGAAGGCTATCTGGCCTTCCTCGGCCGCATCTCGCCGGAGAAGCGTCCCGACCGGGCCATCGAGATCGCGACCAAGCTGGGCAAACGCTTGAAGATCGCCGCCAAGGTCGATGCCGCCGACCGTGTCTATTACGAGGAGAAGATCAAACCGCTGATCGACGGCAATCCGCTGATCGAGTTCATCGGCGAGATCGGCGACCACCAGAAGTCGGACTTCCTGGGCGGGGCCGAGGCCCTGCTCTTCCCGATCGACTGGCCCGAGCCGTTCGGCCTAGTGATGATCGAGGCCATGGCCTGCGGAACCCCGGTCGTCGCCTTCAAATGCGGCTCGACCACCGAGATCATCGAGGACGGCGCCACCGGCTATCTGGTCGACACGATGGAGCAGGCCATCGCCGCCGCCGGACGGGTCGGGCTGCTGGACCGCGAGGCTGTGCGCGCCCGGTTCGAACTGCGCTTTTCGGCGACCGCCATGGCCCGGCGATATCTCGACGTCTACGGCGACCTGCTGGCCAAACGGCCCTTCGCCGAGGCGCCGCTGGATGATGTCGTGACGCCGCTGCGTCCGTTGGACGAACCGCGCAGCTTCGCCGCCGCCGGATAGTCGCAGGAAATTCATTCCCTTCGGCGCGGCCCAAGCTGAACCGTCGACCGTCTCAGCCATTAGGTCATGAAGCGGACAGTCTAGAGCCGCATTCGGGTGGAATGATTCAGGCGACCCTAAGCCGCGCGCGGAGTTTCCATGGACGACAGCTACTCGGTCCAGACCACGGCCGCCGAGACCGGCGAGACCGGCGGTCTCGACACCCTTCAGGCGCTCAAGGACGGCGACACCTTCCTTGTCGCCGACGGCTGGGGTGACCTCAAGGGCGGGGCCGACGGCCTGTTCGACAGCGACACCCGGCTGCTGTCCCGCTTCCAGATGACGGCAGGGATGGCGCGGCCGTCGCGGCTGTCGTCGGGGGTGTCGCGCGACAACGTCTTCTTCACCGCCCATTCGACCAACCGGCCCCTGCCGCCGATGGGCGGGCGCTCGGCGCCGGCGGGGGTGATGCATATCGAGCGCCGTCGGTTCCTGTGGAACCGGCGGATGTTCGAGCGGGTGCGGATGGTCAACCACGGGGTCGAGGACGTGCTGCTGCCGCTGGCCTTCGACTTCGCCGCCGACTTCGCCGACATCTTCCAGGTGCGCGGCACCCTGCGCGAAAAGCGCGGCACAGTGCATACGCCGACCCACGACGGTCGGCGCGTCACCTTCCGATACACGGGGCTGGACAACGTCGAGCGGACCAGCTGCCTGTCCTTCTCCGAACCGCCGGCCCGGCTGTCGGGGACCCGCGCCGAATTCATGTTCAGCCTGCCGATGGGCAAGCGGCTGGACCTCTATATCGAGTGCGGCGGCGAGGCCTGCACCACCCCCGATCCGCTGCGCTGGCGCGAAAGCGCCTTGGCGGCCCGGCTGTCGATGCGGCGCCGGCGCCGGCGCGGCGCCTCCTTGCGCGGGCCGCGCAGCCCGATGTTCAACGCCTGGCTCGACCAGTCGCGCGCCGACATGGCGTTGCTGACCACCGACCTTCCGACAGGTCCCTACCCCTATGCCGGGACGCCCTGGTTCTCGACCCCCTTCGGCCGCGACGGCATTCTCAGCGCCTGGCAGATGCTGTGGCTGGACCCTTCGCTGGCGCGCGGTGTCCTGACCTATCTGGCGGCGCGTCAGGCGACCGAGGTCTCTGCCTTCCACGACTCGGCGCCCGGCAAGATCATGCATGAGACGCGGGGCGGCGAGATGAGCGCCCTGCACGAGGTGCCGTTCGGCCTCTACTACGGCGGGGTCGACACCACCTGCCTGTTCATCGCCCTGGCCGGCGCCTATGCGCGGCGGACCGGCGACCTCGACCTGATCCGCAAGCTCTGGCCCAATCTGGTCGCCGCCTCGGAATGGATGCGCGACTATGGCGACTCGAACGGCGACGGCCTGATCGACTATGCGCGCGGCGCCGACACCGGCCTGTCCAACCAGGGCTGGAAGGACAGTGAGGACTCCATCTTCCACCGCGACGGGCGGTTCCCCAAGGGACCGATCGCGCTGCTGGAGGTGCAGGGCTATGCCTATGCCGCCTGGCTGGCCATGGCCGACCTCGGCGCCCGCCTCGGCGACGCCCGGGCCCAAGCCTGGGAGGACCACGCCCACGAGGTCCGCTTCCTGGTCGAGGACCGGTTCTGGATGGAGGACGAGGGCTTCTACGCCATCGCCCTGGACGGCGACGGCGAGCAGTGTCGATCCATCGGCTCCAACGCCGGCCACCTGTTGTTCAGCGGCCTGCCCTCGAAGGCGCGGGCCGAGCGGGTCACGCGCCGGATGCTGTCCAGCGAGTTCCGCAGCGGATGGGGCCTGAGGACCCTGGCCAAGGGTCAGGCCCGATTCAATCCGATGAGCTATCACAACGGCTCGGTCTGGCCGCACGACACCTCCATCGGGGTGGCGGGAATGGCGCGCTACGGCGAGCGGGACGCCGTCTCGACCATCCTCGGCGAGATCTACACCGCCGCCAGCCACTTCCAGATGCGGCTGCCCGAGCTGTTCTGCGGCTTCGACCGCGAGCCGGGCGAGGGTCCGATCGCCTATCCGGTCGCCTGTCTGCCCCAGGCCTGGGCGGCGGGCTCGGCCTTCCTGATGCTGCAGGCGTCGCTGGGCGTGGACGTCAATGCCCTCGATGGCGTGGTCACCGTCGCCAATCCGACCCTGCCGACCGGGGTCGACCGGCTGACGGTGTCGGAGCTGCGGGTCGGGACGTCGAAGGTCGATCTGATCTTCGAACGCATCGGCGAGGGCACTGTCCTGATGCCCAGGGGCAAGCAGGGCGACATCCGGATTTTGACCTCGCGCTAGCCGGCGCTCGCCAGTCCCCGCTCCAGCGCCTTCCGAAACACGGTCGGCAGGGCCTTGAGCGCCGCTTCCTCGGACGTCCAGACGAAGTCGCCCTGACCTTCCGCCACTCGCACCGCCAGGGTCAGGCTGAAGTGGGTGAAAACGTGTTCGATCGCACCGGCGTCGATCCAGTCGGCCTTGACCGGCGGCGTCTCAGACGGCGCCGCGCCCCAGTCGCTGGTCGGCAGGCCGAGCATGCCGCCGAGCAGTCCCTTGTCCGGGCGCTGGACCAGGGCGACGCGGCCGGCGCCGTCACGCAGAACATACGCAAAGCCAAGCCGGTGTGGCCTCTCGGCCTTCTTCGTCTTGACCGGATAGCGTTCGGGTTCGCCCGTCCGATAACCTGCGCACCACGCACTGATCGGGCAGATCAGGCAGGAGGGCGACTTGGGGCGGCAGACGGTGGCGCCGAGGTCCATAAGGGCCTGGGCCCAGTCGCCGGGGCGGTGAGCCTCGACCAGCGATCCGGCCAGCACGCGCAGTTCGGGCCGGGCGGCGGGGACCGGCGTCTCGACCGCGAACAGTCGGGCCACGACCCGTTCGACATTGCCGTCGACGACATTGGCCTCGCGGTCGAAGGCGATGGCGGCGACGGCGGCGGCGGTATAGGCGCCGACCCCGGGCAGGGTCAGCAGCCCCGCCTCCGTATCCGGAAACACCCCGCCGTGCTGGCTCGCCACGGCCCGGGCGCAGGCCA
The genomic region above belongs to Brevundimonas goettingensis and contains:
- a CDS encoding glycosyltransferase family 4 protein; translated protein: MKIAQVTPLYEAVPPKLYGGTERVVAHLTDALVDLGHEVTLFASADAVTKARLIPVRDQAIRLDPAPLKSDLAAHLTMLAEVMDRVDEFDVIHFHTDMIHFPMFRKYADKTLTTLHGRLDMKDLTEVYERFTDFGLISISDDQRRPLKFANWKATVHHGMPAEQYRFSPKSEGYLAFLGRISPEKRPDRAIEIATKLGKRLKIAAKVDAADRVYYEEKIKPLIDGNPLIEFIGEIGDHQKSDFLGGAEALLFPIDWPEPFGLVMIEAMACGTPVVAFKCGSTTEIIEDGATGYLVDTMEQAIAAAGRVGLLDREAVRARFELRFSATAMARRYLDVYGDLLAKRPFAEAPLDDVVTPLRPLDEPRSFAAAG
- a CDS encoding amylo-alpha-1,6-glucosidase, with the protein product MDDSYSVQTTAAETGETGGLDTLQALKDGDTFLVADGWGDLKGGADGLFDSDTRLLSRFQMTAGMARPSRLSSGVSRDNVFFTAHSTNRPLPPMGGRSAPAGVMHIERRRFLWNRRMFERVRMVNHGVEDVLLPLAFDFAADFADIFQVRGTLREKRGTVHTPTHDGRRVTFRYTGLDNVERTSCLSFSEPPARLSGTRAEFMFSLPMGKRLDLYIECGGEACTTPDPLRWRESALAARLSMRRRRRRGASLRGPRSPMFNAWLDQSRADMALLTTDLPTGPYPYAGTPWFSTPFGRDGILSAWQMLWLDPSLARGVLTYLAARQATEVSAFHDSAPGKIMHETRGGEMSALHEVPFGLYYGGVDTTCLFIALAGAYARRTGDLDLIRKLWPNLVAASEWMRDYGDSNGDGLIDYARGADTGLSNQGWKDSEDSIFHRDGRFPKGPIALLEVQGYAYAAWLAMADLGARLGDARAQAWEDHAHEVRFLVEDRFWMEDEGFYAIALDGDGEQCRSIGSNAGHLLFSGLPSKARAERVTRRMLSSEFRSGWGLRTLAKGQARFNPMSYHNGSVWPHDTSIGVAGMARYGERDAVSTILGEIYTAASHFQMRLPELFCGFDREPGEGPIAYPVACLPQAWAAGSAFLMLQASLGVDVNALDGVVTVANPTLPTGVDRLTVSELRVGTSKVDLIFERIGEGTVLMPRGKQGDIRILTSR
- the mutY gene encoding A/G-specific adenine glycosylase, with translation MDDVALHKSDTKSAVRAALLAWYDERARTLPWRSPPGAAERTDPYRVWLSEVMLQQTTVPHATPYFQSFTQRWPTVNDLAAVADADLMAAWAGLGYYARARNLLACARAVASQHGGVFPDTEAGLLTLPGVGAYTAAAVAAIAFDREANVVDGNVERVVARLFAVETPVPAARPELRVLAGSLVEAHRPGDWAQALMDLGATVCRPKSPSCLICPISAWCAGYRTGEPERYPVKTKKAERPHRLGFAYVLRDGAGRVALVQRPDKGLLGGMLGLPTSDWGAAPSETPPVKADWIDAGAIEHVFTHFSLTLAVRVAEGQGDFVWTSEEAALKALPTVFRKALERGLASAG